The sequence TCAAAATACAAACCACCTAAAACTAAAAATAACATCCCAATTGAACTTATTAAAGCAATAGTACTTCCTGTTTTTACTACTGGAGGATCAAAAGTAAATTCAATAGTATGCTTTCCAGCAGGAATTAAAAGTCCTCTCAAAGCATAGTTTGTTCTAAAAATCATTGCTTCTTTACCGTCGATAGTTGCATTCCAACCATTCTTATAATACATTTCTGAAAACACAGCGAATCCATCATTTGAATTATTAGATGTATATTTTAGACTATTTGGTTTATAAATATCTAATTTAATTGAAGCTAATGAATCTCTTTTAAAATCTTTAAAATTAGTTTTAGCTTTTAAAGAACGAGGATTAATAATAGCCACATCTTTAGTATTTAAACTATCTAAGGCTTTCATCTCTTCATCTGCTGAGTTTACTTTTTTAACTTCATTTACAAACCATGCATTTCCATTTGCAGCAGGATTAGTTAATGCAATAGATTCTCCTTGTTCATTATTTTGAATTATGTATTTTGTATTCAACATATTCAAAACATTCACATTGTTTTTTGCAATCTGATAATCAAATAATTGTTGCATTCTTCTTGGTTTAGCAGCATGATAACCACCAATCGAATTATGAAAATAAGAACTTCTTGCACTACTCATTTGTCCTGCAATTTCAAAAACTCTAAAATGAGTTGTGTCTTGAAGTATTTTTAAATCTGCTTCTGAAGCTTGAAAAGGTTCATTCATTTCTCTTGGAGAAACAAAATCATGTTTATCTACATAATTTTTATCAATAAAAAACAAATCGGCACACATCAATAAACCAATAACAATAACAGATGTTGTAGTTTTTATCATGTCTTTATTATATAAAAACAAAGCGATAAATGCACAAATAACATATCCCATAGAACGTAAAACATCTTTAGTATATAATGACATTCTATCTTCAGAAAGCGCTCTAATAAACTCTGGACCATAACTTTGAGCATAATAATCATCATTTCCTCCAGAAAAATCAAAAGTCCCTTTCAGTAAAAATAATCCAATTAAAAGTCCAAAAACAATTGCGCTCGTTTTCCATAAATAATCCCATTGCACTTTTTTATCTTCAATCTTAAAGAACTGATAGAATCCTAAAATAGCTAAAGTAGGAATACATAATTCTAAAATGACTTGTATGGAAGAAACCGCTCTAAACTTATTATACATTGGAATAGTGTCAATAAAGAAATCGGTTAAGAAAGAGAAGTTTTTACCCCAAGAAAGGAATAAAGATACAAGTGCACTCGTTAATAATGCATATTTTATTTTTCTATTATCTGAAATAAATAAGGACAATACAAAAAAGAAAAAGATTACTACACCAATATATGCAGGCGCTGCAACAATCGGCTGATCTCCCCAATAAGTAGGCATTTGTTTGACTAATTCAACTGCTTCATGAGCAGGAACACCTTGTTGCGTCATGAAACTATACATTTCAGAATCTACTCCTAAATCCTCGTGATTAGAACCTCCAAATAATCTTGGTGCAATTAAATTAAAACTTTCTGCTTTACCATAACTATATTCCGTTATGTATTCATAGCTCATTGCATTGGTGTTTATTTTTGGAGAACCATTTTCATTAAAAGTAAGTTCACTTTTATCACGAGTTGAAAACTTAGCATATTCTGATGTTGCCATCAAATTTGTAGCATTTGAACCAATCGCTAATAAACCTGCAATAGCAAAAACTCCAACAATTTTACCTAAATCTTTAAATGCTTTTTCTTTGATAAATTCATAGATATGAAAACCACTTATAATCAATAATAAAATCAATAGGTAATATGTCATTTGAAAGTGATTCGCTTGAATTTCTAAAGCGGCCGCAATCATTGTAAGAATTCCTCCTAAAATATATTTCCTTTGAAAAACCAATAAAACTCCAGCCAGAACCATAGGCATATAAGCAATTGCGTGTGCTTTTGCATTATGACCTACTCCCAATATTATAATTAAATAGGTTGAAAAACCAAATGCTAACGCTCCAAAAAATGCTTTTAGTGGATCAATTTTTAGAACCATTAAAAGTATATAAAAACCAATAAAATATAAAAACAAATAATCAGCAGGACGCGGTAAAAAACGTAAAACAGAATCTAATTTTTTCACATAATTATGCGGGTAATTAGCTCCTAACTGGTACGTTGGCATTCCTCCAAACGCACTATTTGTCCAATAAGGCTCTGCATCATTTTCTTTTCTAAAATCATTTTGTTCTTTTGCCATACCTGTATATTGTGCAATATCAGATTGGTATATTTTTTTCCCTTCAAGTACAGGATAAAAATAAATAATAGCTACTAAAACGAAACCAAAAATGGCTGCAAAATGAGGTAATAATGATTGTATTTTTTTCATTGGTAAGAGATAACTGTAATAAAACGCTAAGGTAAATAAAAAAAGGATATTGAAACAATATCCTTTCTAACAACTCATAAAAGTATTTTTAATCTAATTCTTCAAAGTCAACATACTCACCTACTTTTTTCTTTTCTGTAGGTCTATCTTTTTTTGTATTCTTTTGATTTGTATCATTATTCGAATACGTATTTTGTTGTTGTCCGTACTGACTTCTCATTTGCTCTTCCATCTTTTGTTGTACCTTACTTACCGCTTTCTTCATTAAAATTGGTGCGAAAATTTTAATAAGAAATTTGAATAAATACCAAAACAAAATAATGTAAACGATGGTCTTTATAAAACCAATAAACGATGCTGTTTCCATTTTTAATCTATTTAATAATTCAAAAGTATGCATATTAGTAGATAAAACCCCATTATTGTTTCTTAAAATTATTATAAAAATACTATTTTTGAAGTAAAATTTGCAAAATGAAACATTATAAAGTATTAGTCATACTATTTTTATTCGTATTTCAAGTCCAATATGCGCAGTATACAGACGAAATTAACTCCAATCGTCCAGGGAAATCAATGATGGC is a genomic window of Flavobacterium jumunjinense containing:
- a CDS encoding YfhO family protein; translation: MKKIQSLLPHFAAIFGFVLVAIIYFYPVLEGKKIYQSDIAQYTGMAKEQNDFRKENDAEPYWTNSAFGGMPTYQLGANYPHNYVKKLDSVLRFLPRPADYLFLYFIGFYILLMVLKIDPLKAFFGALAFGFSTYLIIILGVGHNAKAHAIAYMPMVLAGVLLVFQRKYILGGILTMIAAALEIQANHFQMTYYLLILLLIISGFHIYEFIKEKAFKDLGKIVGVFAIAGLLAIGSNATNLMATSEYAKFSTRDKSELTFNENGSPKINTNAMSYEYITEYSYGKAESFNLIAPRLFGGSNHEDLGVDSEMYSFMTQQGVPAHEAVELVKQMPTYWGDQPIVAAPAYIGVVIFFFFVLSLFISDNRKIKYALLTSALVSLFLSWGKNFSFLTDFFIDTIPMYNKFRAVSSIQVILELCIPTLAILGFYQFFKIEDKKVQWDYLWKTSAIVFGLLIGLFLLKGTFDFSGGNDDYYAQSYGPEFIRALSEDRMSLYTKDVLRSMGYVICAFIALFLYNKDMIKTTTSVIVIGLLMCADLFFIDKNYVDKHDFVSPREMNEPFQASEADLKILQDTTHFRVFEIAGQMSSARSSYFHNSIGGYHAAKPRRMQQLFDYQIAKNNVNVLNMLNTKYIIQNNEQGESIALTNPAANGNAWFVNEVKKVNSADEEMKALDSLNTKDVAIINPRSLKAKTNFKDFKRDSLASIKLDIYKPNSLKYTSNNSNDGFAVFSEMYYKNGWNATIDGKEAMIFRTNYALRGLLIPAGKHTIEFTFDPPVVKTGSTIALISSIGMLFLVLGGLYFERKNKEARARMQE
- a CDS encoding DUF4834 family protein, with amino-acid sequence METASFIGFIKTIVYIILFWYLFKFLIKIFAPILMKKAVSKVQQKMEEQMRSQYGQQQNTYSNNDTNQKNTKKDRPTEKKKVGEYVDFEELD